In the genome of Corynebacterium glucuronolyticum DSM 44120, the window GGGCACCGGGTCACTCCAACGACCTCGGCTGGTGGCTCCCGGTTCTGACAGCCGCTATCGTTGGCTTGATCCTGGACTTCACCACCCGTAAGAAGGAAGACATCCAGGTCGGTGTTGCCACCGTCCACGAGGATGAACCCGTGGAGGCAGCGGTTACCGCGTAAACCCCGACTTTTTCTCCCGCCTATACTGACGGCAGGCAGCCCACCGCAATTACTTTCGGTGGGCTGTGTGCTGTCTGAGGCGTGCTCCCAGCGCAGCTACCTTTCCTTCAATTACCCGGATCGTGCGGGCGAAGGTCTCGTCATCGGTTCCTGTCGGATCCGGTATCCCCCAATCCTCGTCGTATCCCCTGCCAATGTATGGGCACCCGTCCATACATCCCATGGAGATAATAATGTTCGGGTTCGGGATCTCCTCGATCGTCTTGCTCTTCTGCCTTGTCAGATCGATGCCGTACAGCTGCTTCATGAGCCGCACCGCGTCCTGGTTGAGGCTTCCGGAAGCGGCGACCCCCGCAGAATAGGCATCGCACACATCAGCCAGGCGGAGCCGCGCGAACGCCTCCGCGATCTGACTCCGGCACGAGTTATGCACGCAAATAAACGCGACGCGTGGCCTCGTTCCCACGCCATGCACAGTTCTCACACCATGCTCAGTTCCCACGCGGCTCACCCCCACTGGAGGTGTTGCTCACACTGGAGGTGTTGCTCACACTGGAGGTGCCCCTCACCTTTTGCCCGGTCGCAAAACAGCCCTTGGTTCTGTTCGCAAACGCCACGAGAGCCAGCATGACGGGCACCTCGGTGAGTACCCCCACGGTCGTTGCCAGAGCTGCCGGGCTGCCCGCGCCAAACAGTGCAACGGCGACGGCTACAGAAAGCTCAAAGAAGTTCGAGGCCCCGATCATTCCCGCCGGTGCAGCAATGTCGAACGGCAGTGCTATGACCCGGGCTCCCGCATACGCAAGACCGAAGATGACGACGGTTTGAATGATGAGGGGGACCGCGATGAGGGCGATATGAACCGGGTGCGCCAGAATCGTCTCCGCTTGGGAGCTGAAGATGATGACCAAGGTGGCCAGCAAACCAATGGTGGTCACGCCGTCGAAGGCCGGCAGGAACGTGTCCGCCAGGTACTTTTCTCCCCTCTTCCGGACGACTACCTGCCTGGTAACTACGCCGGCCACGAGCGGGATCACGACGAACAGGACCACGGAGAGGATGAGGACGGTATAGGGCACGTGCACGTCTGTTACCCCGAGGAGGAACGTGACGATGGGCACGAAGGCCACGAGGATGATGAGGTCGTTGGTCGCAACCTGAACAACCGTGTACGCGGGATTCCCCTTGACCAGGCTGCTCCACACAAAAACCATGGCCGTGCACGGCGCGGCGCCAAGCAGAACCGCGCCAGCAAGGTAGTCGGTAGCGAGATCCTTAGGGATGACTGCCGAAAACACAGTAAAGAGGAAGAAGGCGGTGATGGCATACATCGTGAACGGCTTGACCAACCAGTTGATCACCCACGTGAGGACGAGCCCACCGGGATTCTTCCCTACCGTGCGGACACTGGCGAAGTCCACCTTGATCATCATGGGGTAGATCATGATCCAGATGAGCACGGCGATAGGGATGGAGATCCCTGAAACAGTCAGCCTCCCCAGAGCGTCCGGGACGGCAGGCACGAGAGCACCGAGGGCGACACCTGCAAGCATGCAGAGGAGAACCCACACTGAGAGATATTTGTGGAAGAAGTCCATTAGCAGTCACCTCGGTGGGCCACATGACACAGGCAATCGGGGGTGTCAGAACACACGGCATTGAGCTCTCCTAGCAGCCATGTGAGGTTTTCTCGCCACAACGTGTAGTAGGTGTTTTTGCCGTCTTTTCGCCCCTTCACAATGCCGGCTTCCGTCAGCACTTTCATGTCGTAGGACAGCGTCGGCTGGGTGATGTGGAACTCTTCCAATATTTCGCACGCACACAGTTCCCCGCAGGACAACATATCCACAATCTGCAGCCGCTTGGGCTGTGAGAGGGCTGTTATCATGCCGGCGATGCGGGAATAGCGCTCTTCAGGTGCCACTGCCAACCTCCTATATATCGAAACTTTTCAATACGTAGGCTAGCACTCACATAGAATCCCTTCAATACATGTTCGGGGTGGGGGCACTCGACTTTTCAGAGCGGTGACTACTGCCCCTACCCCAGAACCAGCGCAATGACGAGCATGACAGGAAGCGCCGCCAGCGTGGTGATGACGGACACATCCCGAGCAAGGTGCGGTGCGGTGTTGTACTGCGAGGAGTACACGAACACGTTTTGCGCGGTGGGCAGCGCCCCCATGAGCCCCGCCGCGATGACACCGGCGGGATCCAGCCCCACAAGCGTAGCAATCCCCACCCCCACTACCGGGTGCAGTATGGACTTGGCCACGCTGAGTCCCGCCGCCTCCCGCCGGGAGACCGCCCCCTTTTCCAGGAACGTCGTGGAGGAGAGCGAAACACCGAAGAAGATGAGTGCGAGCCCCACAGCCGCATCGGATAACAGCTGCAGTGGATCAAAGATCATCGAGGGGATCGTCACGCCCGTGAGACTCACCGCGATGCCGATAGCCGCAGCGATGACGATGGGGTTCTTCAGTGGCGCCCACCGGTTGCGGCCGCGGGCGCGCGTGTCGCTGGCGTGCCTGCCCCGGGAAGCGTCGACAAGCAGCAGCGCAAAGGGAGCATACAGTGAGGTCTGAAACACGATGGCGAGGACGGCGGGGTGGGCGTCGGAAAGAATATAGACGGCAAACGGGATGCCGAGGTTCGCCGCATTGACGTAGGACGTGCTCATCCCCGCGAAGATCGCCCGGTCCCAGCGGGTCCGCCCGACGAGCCGGTAGCCCACCGCAACGAGGACAAACATCACCATTTCCGCAGCGACGATGACGAAGAACAGTGGGGAGAAGAGCTCCGCAGGGCGCGTCGTCGCCGTGTGCGTGATGATGAGCGCCGGGGTGGTCACGTTGAAGACGAGGGCGGAGAGAACCTTCTCCGCATGCGACCCAAGGACACCGGTCCGCGCGACAGCGAATCCGGCGACGATAATCAGCGCGACGACAGTAAAACCATGAATAACGTCTCCCACGATGGGCCATTATTGCACTCGTGCGCGAAGCGACAGGAGAAAACGGGGGGAAATATTCAAAAAAACGTGTTTTTAATTGCCGTTCGTTTTACCATGTTCCACATGTTTTCACTCCGGGCGACCGCGAGTGTCCTCACGGGCATCACGATCGCGACTGCGGCAACGGCGTGTAGCGCTGGCTACACGGCGACCCCCACAGCAACAAATCAGCAACAAGACTCCATCGTCGTCGGAACCTCCGGGCCACCTGCGAGCCTGGACTTCACCACCACCGGTGGCGCCGCCATCCCCTCGGCGCTCATGGGCAACGTGTACCAGACCCTCATCCAACTGGATGAAAAGGGCGACATCGTACCCGGCCTTGCCACTAGCTGGGAAATGTCCCCGGACGGCACCGTCTACACATTCCACCTCCGCGACGGCGTGACTTTCTCTACAGGGGAACCCTTCACCGCAGATACCGCAGCGTTTTCCATCACCAACGTGCAGGAAAACTGGACCAACGGAATGAAAAAGGGCATGGACGTGGTCGACCACGTCCGCGTTATTGATCCCCTCACCCTCGAAGTCACCCTGTCTCACCCGTCGAACCAGTGGCTGTGGTCCATGGGCACGCTCATCGGTGCCATGATGCACCCCGACCACGTGGACAAATTAGCAACCGAACCAGTGGGCACCGGCCCCTACACCATTGACAGCTTCGCCGTCGGCCAGTCCGTCGCGCTTAAAGAAAACCCGACCTACTGGGACGAAAAACCCCACCACTCCCACGCGGTGATTCGCTACTTCGCGGATGCCACAAGTTCCACCAACGCCCTCCTCAGCGGCGACATCGATATTCTCTGGGCCGCGCAGCAACCCGAGCTCGTATCCGGGCTCGTATCCGGTGGCAAGTACAACGTGCAGGTGGGAACCACCAACGGGGAGGTGCTGCTATCGATGAACAACAAGCGCGCCCCGTTCGACGATGTCCGCGTCCGCCAAGCCGTCATGTACGCCATCGACCGCCAAGCGGTCATCGATACCGCATGGGCAGGCTACGGCACGGATACCGGCGGGCAACCAGTTCCTCCCACCGATCCGTGGTACACGGAGAAGAACTACTACCCCTACGATCCAGACAAGGCGCGGGAGCTCATCCGCGAAGCGGGTGCCGAGGGCGCAAAGGTGGAATTCGCTGTCCCCAGCTTCCCCTACGCCATGAGCGCCTCCGAGATCATTGTCAGCCAGCTCCGTGACATCGGACTCGATGCCTACATCGTGGGCACGGAGTTCCCCGCCGTGTGGTTGAACAAGGTCATGGGCCAGGCCGATTACCAGATGTCGCTCATCGCCCACGTGGAGGCCCGCGACATCCCCCACCTGTTTGGCAACCCCGACTACTACCTCGGCTACGACAGCGAAAAACTGCGCGAGCAACTTAGCCTCGCCGACACGGGAACCCCCGAGGAAAACGTGCAGTACATGCGCGATGCGGTGGACACCATCATGCAGGATGCGGCAGCAGATACCGTGTTCAACTTCCCCAATATCGTGGTCACCAAGCCGGGCGTGACGGGCTTTAACCCCAACGTCGTGACGGAGGGCCTGCCTCTGGCGGATATGGAGGCAGACAAGTGATTAGACAGCTCCTCCGCATCGGGGTCCGCTTCGTGGGCACGGTTTTTGCTTCCTCTATCCTCATCTTTTTGGCGCTCCGCGTCGTCCCCGGCGACCCCGCCGAGATTGCCCTCGGCGTGAACGCCACCCCCGAACTCCTCGCCAAAAAACGCGCGGAACTCGGCACCGACCGGCCGCTTCTCACCCAGTACGTCGACTGGGTCTCCGGCCTGTTCACCGGTGATTTTGGAAAGTCCCTCACCAGTTCGCAGGACATCTCCCCGCTCATCACCGACCGCCTGCAGGTTTCCCTCATCCTGGTCACCACGGCGCTCATCATTGCGGTAGCCATCGCCGTCCCGCTGGGGATGTGGGCCGCCCTGCGAGCCCGCAAAATCGACGGTGTGCTCATCACGGCTGCCAGCCAGGTAGGTATCGCCATCCCCTCCTTCCTCGCCGCGATCCTGTTGGTGACGGTGTTCTCCGTACAGCTGGGGTGGCTGCCGGCCAACGGCTGGATGCCACCGGGATGGAATTTCGGCGCATTCGTGTCCAGACTCATCCTCCCCGTCCTCGCCCTCGCTGCCGTGCAGGCCGCGATTATCACCCGCTACGTTCGCAACGCCGTCCTCGATATTCTTAACGACGACTTCCTGCGGACGGCGCGCGCCAAAGGCCAGACCCGCTGGCAGGCTCTGGTCAAGGACGGCCTGCGCAACGCCGCCCTTCCTGTCATTACCGTCACCGGCGTGCAGCTGGCCGGTCTCGTGGTCGGCGCGGTTGTCATCGAGCGCGTCTTCGCCATCCCCGGCCTCGGCGCATTCCTGTTGGATTCCGTGACCAACCGCGACCTCCCCGCCGTCCAGTCCGCTGTCCTTGTCCTCGTCGTGTTCACGCTGGCTATTAACACCATCGTGGACCTCTGCTACACCATCATTGACCCCCGCGTGAGGAGGGTCCGCGCATGAAAAAACTCCAGCTTTACCTCGGCTCCGGCCTCGTCATCATCGTCGTCGCCGTCGCCCTTATCTCACTGGTGTGGACGCCCTACGACCCGATCCAGGCGTTCCCCCACTCCGCCTTGGAGGGCCCCTCGTGGGAACACCTCATGGGAACCGACCGCTACGGGCGCGACATCCTGTCGCGCATCATGGCCGGAAGCCAGATCACGCTCTTTGTCGGCTTTGTCGCCGTCACCATCGGCATGCTCGTCGGGGTGCCGCTCGGCATCATTGCCGGGATGAACAGGGATAGCGTCATCGAGCAGCTGATCATCCGCGGCGCGGACATTCTGCTCGCCTTCCCCGCCCTGCTCATGGCGATCATCGCCGGTGCGATGGTGGGTGCGAGCACGGGCTCGGCTATGGTGGCCATTGGCATTGCTTCCATCCCCGCCTTCATTCGCGTCTCCCGCGCGGGCACGCTGCGCGTGGTGACAGCCCCGTATATGGAGGCCGCCACGCTCGCGGGCAAGGGGGGAGTATCCAAGGCTGTGCACCACGTGCTCCCGAACATCGCTGGCCTCGTCATCGTCCAGGCCTCCATCGTATTTGCGCTGGCGATCCTCGCCGAGGCGGCCCTCAGCTTCCTCGGGCTCGGCACTCCCCCGCCAGATCCATCGTGGGGACGCATGCTGCAGGGGGCGCAGTCTTTCCTCTCCACCCAGCCGCTTTTGGTGGTGTGGCCCGGCATGGCTATTGCCCTCACGGTTTTGGGCTTCAACCTGCTAGGTGATGCCCTCCGCGACATCCTTGATCCGACAACGGGAGCAAACCGATGAGTCTTCTTAACGTTTCCCACCTCACCGTCTCCACCGCCTCCGGCCGTGACCTGGTCAAGGACATCACGTTCGCGCTGGATGTCGGCGAAAAGCTCGGCATCATCGGCGAGTCCGGTTCCGGCAAGACGCTCACGTCCTACGCCATCCTCGGCCTCCTCGCTGAGAATCTCCACGCCACCGGCTCCGCCACCTTTGCGGAGCGGGAGCTTATCGGCGCGCCGGAAAAGGAGGTTGCCCCTCTACGTGGTGACCGCATCTCGATCGTCTTCCAGGAGCCGTTGACCGCGCTGAACCCCCTGAAGCGCGTGGGCAAACAGGTAGACGAGGTGATGCTTCTGCACGGCACGGCGGACAAGGCCACTGCCGCCCAGCGCACCAAGGACCTGTTTGCGGAGTGCTCCCTGCCGGAACGCGCCTATGAGGCGTTCCCACATGAGCTTTCCGGTGGCCAGCGGCAGCGGGCGCTGATCGCCATGGCTGTGGCGAACAACCCGGATCTTCTCATTTGCGACGAGCCAACGACGGCCCTCGATGTTACTGTGCAGCAGCAGATCGTGGACCTTATCTCGCGGTTGACGGAACAGCGTGGCACGGCTGTGCTGTTCATTTCGCACGACATCGGCCTCGTTTCCCACGTGTGCGATTCCCTCATCGTGATGAAGGATGGGCATCTTGTGGAAAAGGGCGCTACGTCGACTCTCATCAGTTCTCCCGCGCACCCCTACACTGCCGGGCTCGTTGCGGCGACGGATCTCACCGCCCGCGACGAAAACGGCGAGTTCTACACGGTCTCCACGGCGGACACGTACGTCCCCGGTGTGAAGAAGGGCGTATCGGCAGCCCCGACGGAAACAGCAACGGCGGTTACAGAAACAGCAGAAACAGAATCAGCAGAAGCAGAAACAGCGGCGAGCACACACGGCCCTGCCCCGATTATCGTTGCTGAAAACGTGTCCAAGGTGTTCACCTCTAAGAAGCTCTTCCACCCGGCAGTAGAAAACACGGCATTGTCCGATGTTTCGCTCACTGTGACGCAGGGGATGCAGCTCGGCATCGTGGGCGAATCCGGCTCGGGCAAGTCGACGTTCCTGCGTCTCCTCTCCGGCCTCATTACGCCTACCAGTGGCACCATCACCCTGCACGGGAAACCGGTCGATCCGCGCACCGTGGGCAGGAGCGTGCAGATGGTATTCCAGGATCCGCGTGGCTCGCTCGACCCCCGGATGACGGTGGGTCGTTCGATTGCAGAGCCGGGAGATGTGTCCCGCGCTCGTGTGGAGGAGGTGTTAGCGGAGGTGGGTCTCGATCCGTCGGCCGCCGACAAGTATCCGCACGAGTTTTCGGGTGGCCAGCGCCAGCGCATCTCTATCGCTCGCGCGCTGTCCGTGCATCCGGAGGTTTTGCTTGCCGACGAGGCGGTTTCTGCCCTCGACGTGTCCGTGCGCGCCCAGATCCTGAACCTGCTCCAGCGTCTGTCGCGGGAGTACGGCCTGACCACAGTGTTTGTCTCCCACGATCTGGGTGTCATTCACGAGATCTGCTCGGATGTGGCCGTCTTCCAGGGTGGCCGCATCGTGGAACGCGGTTCCTCCGATGCCGTGTACACGAACCCCCAGCACGCGTACACGCAGCAGCTCTTGGATTCCCGGCTGACGCTCACCACATCGTAGGGGCTACCGCCTGTCTAGCTACGGGGCCAACAGGCTCCGTGCGAGCTGGGAGACATCTGCGGGCCAGTATTCCTCCGGCCGTGGGCGCAGGGTACCGGGGTAGGCCTTGCAGGTGTCGATAGTTTCCCGCCACCGTGCGGGGATCGCCTCGGCACCGTAAAGGCCACCCAGCAGCGCGCCGCAGATGGCGGCGTTTGTGTCGGTATCGCCACCCTGCCTCACCGTTCGGACGAGGGACTCTTCAATGCTGTCGCCGTGCGCGAGCTCGTACACGGCGTTGGTGAACGCGATGGTGACCCAGCCCATCTGCTGGACGAAGTCCGCCGGCGGTGCCTGCAGCCCGCGCTCAACCAGGTCTTCTACTTCTGGGGAGCCATACTCGCGCGCGACGGATTGGAGGGTGTCCACCGCCGCATCGCGGGTGAGGCCCTCGCGCACGATCCGCGTGAGGGTGAGAACGTAGGTGGCGTTCACCGCCGTGCACAGCGGGTTGATGTGCGTAATTTTCGCGTCTTCCGTGGCGGCCTCGGCGATCGATCCGTCGGCATCTGCCGGGCGGCCCGCGCCGAAGACGGCGAGCGGTGAAATCCGCATGAGGGCGCCGTTGGCCTGCGAATCCGGGCTCATATAGCCACCGGTGAGTGCAGCCCGGCACGTCTGCCCCACGGAGAAGGGTTCCGAGCGCATCCAGCGTTCGTAGGCACCACGAATATCGTCGAGATCGAAAGAGCCGAGGGAGACGAGCGACCGCGCGAGTGCCAGCGCCATTTCCGAGTCGTCAGTTGGCTGGCCTGCGAGGAGACCGTGGGGCCCGCCGTCGACAAGCTCCCGAACCCCATCCGGATAGTCAGCCTCAATCTCGTGCGGGGACATCCACTCCACGAGTGAGCCGAGGGAGTCCCCGATGAATTGGCCGTACAGCACCCCCTGTGCACGGTCTAAAAGAGCGTCGTTAGCGTCATTCTTGTCGGCGGGAATCATGACTACTGTCCTCACTGCCGGGCCACACACGATCACCGGCGATCAATGGAAGTGGTTTCTTTCCCCCAATCTACCGTTTTGCCTGGAAAGTGCGGTAGCTTATCTGCTTCTGCAGGTGCTAGCTGGAATATGGCCCCCAATATTCCGACATGATGTCGATGACGTGCTCCTGGTCTACCGAGAATTGGGTGTCCAAGGCCTGCAGGATATTGTCGTCCCGATGTTGTGCTGCGGCCGCTGCAGCAACCTGGGGATCCACCGTGTGAACTGTGGGCACACGACGGGGCATGAAATACGCTTCCATTGTTATCTCCAAGTACTCGAAGGGGTGCGGACACCCACTGGCCGTAAACAACGTACGCGTTTCAGCCTACCCCACTGACCCGACTCGCACGACGGGACGACGAGAACCTCGCACCTGTGTCAACCCGCCACAGCCACATGCACCCCCTCACACCACATAGTGAGACACATCACGGCACCTGCCTCCTCTTCCCCGCACACACCTCACTTCCTTCACGTGCAGGAATAAACGTTGTCATGCAGGATCACGGGCACAAAACTAACGTTGGCCGTGCATCCACGTGTCCGCCCCCTAACCCCAAACAGGGGACGCTACACTTTCGTAACTTACGGTTTCGTAGGTAAAGTTTTAGTCATCACCAAGCCGTCAAACAAAACCACATGAAAGGGAGACTTATCATGGCTTTCCACCCCACCTCAACACTTTCCCCCGAGGTGCACAAGGAGTCCTGGGAAAAACTCGGCAATGAGCACTTCGACCTCGTCATCATTGGCGGTGGCTCCGTTGGTGCCGGCGCCGCACTCGACGCTGCAACGCGCGGTCTGAATGTCGCCGTGATCGAGGCTCGCGATTTCGCCGCCGGCACCAGCTCCAGGAGCTCCAAGATGTTCCACGGTGGCCTGCGCTACCTCGCCATGTTCGACTTCGCCCTCGTCGCCGAATCCCTGCACGAGCGCGAGCTGTCCATGTCCGCCCTCGCTCCCCACCTGGTCACCCCGCTGCGTTTCCTCTTCCCGCTGACCCACCCCGTGTGGGAACGCGTCATGATGTTCTGCGGCTTCGCCCTCTACGACCTCATGGGCGGCGCAAAGACC includes:
- a CDS encoding arsenate reductase ArsC gives rise to the protein MGTRPRVAFICVHNSCRSQIAEAFARLRLADVCDAYSAGVAASGSLNQDAVRLMKQLYGIDLTRQKSKTIEEIPNPNIIISMGCMDGCPYIGRGYDEDWGIPDPTGTDDETFARTIRVIEGKVAALGARLRQHTAHRK
- the arsB gene encoding ACR3 family arsenite efflux transporter; amino-acid sequence: MDFFHKYLSVWVLLCMLAGVALGALVPAVPDALGRLTVSGISIPIAVLIWIMIYPMMIKVDFASVRTVGKNPGGLVLTWVINWLVKPFTMYAITAFFLFTVFSAVIPKDLATDYLAGAVLLGAAPCTAMVFVWSSLVKGNPAYTVVQVATNDLIILVAFVPIVTFLLGVTDVHVPYTVLILSVVLFVVIPLVAGVVTRQVVVRKRGEKYLADTFLPAFDGVTTIGLLATLVIIFSSQAETILAHPVHIALIAVPLIIQTVVIFGLAYAGARVIALPFDIAAPAGMIGASNFFELSVAVAVALFGAGSPAALATTVGVLTEVPVMLALVAFANRTKGCFATGQKVRGTSSVSNTSSVSNTSSGGEPRGN
- a CDS encoding ArsR/SmtB family transcription factor; the protein is MAPEERYSRIAGMITALSQPKRLQIVDMLSCGELCACEILEEFHITQPTLSYDMKVLTEAGIVKGRKDGKNTYYTLWRENLTWLLGELNAVCSDTPDCLCHVAHRGDC
- a CDS encoding AEC family transporter, whose product is MGDVIHGFTVVALIIVAGFAVARTGVLGSHAEKVLSALVFNVTTPALIITHTATTRPAELFSPLFFVIVAAEMVMFVLVAVGYRLVGRTRWDRAIFAGMSTSYVNAANLGIPFAVYILSDAHPAVLAIVFQTSLYAPFALLLVDASRGRHASDTRARGRNRWAPLKNPIVIAAAIGIAVSLTGVTIPSMIFDPLQLLSDAAVGLALIFFGVSLSSTTFLEKGAVSRREAAGLSVAKSILHPVVGVGIATLVGLDPAGVIAAGLMGALPTAQNVFVYSSQYNTAPHLARDVSVITTLAALPVMLVIALVLG
- a CDS encoding ABC transporter substrate-binding protein, which gives rise to MFSLRATASVLTGITIATAATACSAGYTATPTATNQQQDSIVVGTSGPPASLDFTTTGGAAIPSALMGNVYQTLIQLDEKGDIVPGLATSWEMSPDGTVYTFHLRDGVTFSTGEPFTADTAAFSITNVQENWTNGMKKGMDVVDHVRVIDPLTLEVTLSHPSNQWLWSMGTLIGAMMHPDHVDKLATEPVGTGPYTIDSFAVGQSVALKENPTYWDEKPHHSHAVIRYFADATSSTNALLSGDIDILWAAQQPELVSGLVSGGKYNVQVGTTNGEVLLSMNNKRAPFDDVRVRQAVMYAIDRQAVIDTAWAGYGTDTGGQPVPPTDPWYTEKNYYPYDPDKARELIREAGAEGAKVEFAVPSFPYAMSASEIIVSQLRDIGLDAYIVGTEFPAVWLNKVMGQADYQMSLIAHVEARDIPHLFGNPDYYLGYDSEKLREQLSLADTGTPEENVQYMRDAVDTIMQDAAADTVFNFPNIVVTKPGVTGFNPNVVTEGLPLADMEADK
- a CDS encoding ABC transporter permease, whose translation is MIRQLLRIGVRFVGTVFASSILIFLALRVVPGDPAEIALGVNATPELLAKKRAELGTDRPLLTQYVDWVSGLFTGDFGKSLTSSQDISPLITDRLQVSLILVTTALIIAVAIAVPLGMWAALRARKIDGVLITAASQVGIAIPSFLAAILLVTVFSVQLGWLPANGWMPPGWNFGAFVSRLILPVLALAAVQAAIITRYVRNAVLDILNDDFLRTARAKGQTRWQALVKDGLRNAALPVITVTGVQLAGLVVGAVVIERVFAIPGLGAFLLDSVTNRDLPAVQSAVLVLVVFTLAINTIVDLCYTIIDPRVRRVRA
- a CDS encoding ABC transporter permease, which encodes MKKLQLYLGSGLVIIVVAVALISLVWTPYDPIQAFPHSALEGPSWEHLMGTDRYGRDILSRIMAGSQITLFVGFVAVTIGMLVGVPLGIIAGMNRDSVIEQLIIRGADILLAFPALLMAIIAGAMVGASTGSAMVAIGIASIPAFIRVSRAGTLRVVTAPYMEAATLAGKGGVSKAVHHVLPNIAGLVIVQASIVFALAILAEAALSFLGLGTPPPDPSWGRMLQGAQSFLSTQPLLVVWPGMAIALTVLGFNLLGDALRDILDPTTGANR
- a CDS encoding dipeptide ABC transporter ATP-binding protein, whose protein sequence is MSLLNVSHLTVSTASGRDLVKDITFALDVGEKLGIIGESGSGKTLTSYAILGLLAENLHATGSATFAERELIGAPEKEVAPLRGDRISIVFQEPLTALNPLKRVGKQVDEVMLLHGTADKATAAQRTKDLFAECSLPERAYEAFPHELSGGQRQRALIAMAVANNPDLLICDEPTTALDVTVQQQIVDLISRLTEQRGTAVLFISHDIGLVSHVCDSLIVMKDGHLVEKGATSTLISSPAHPYTAGLVAATDLTARDENGEFYTVSTADTYVPGVKKGVSAAPTETATAVTETAETESAEAETAASTHGPAPIIVAENVSKVFTSKKLFHPAVENTALSDVSLTVTQGMQLGIVGESGSGKSTFLRLLSGLITPTSGTITLHGKPVDPRTVGRSVQMVFQDPRGSLDPRMTVGRSIAEPGDVSRARVEEVLAEVGLDPSAADKYPHEFSGGQRQRISIARALSVHPEVLLADEAVSALDVSVRAQILNLLQRLSREYGLTTVFVSHDLGVIHEICSDVAVFQGGRIVERGSSDAVYTNPQHAYTQQLLDSRLTLTTS
- a CDS encoding ADP-ribosylglycohydrolase family protein, whose protein sequence is MIPADKNDANDALLDRAQGVLYGQFIGDSLGSLVEWMSPHEIEADYPDGVRELVDGGPHGLLAGQPTDDSEMALALARSLVSLGSFDLDDIRGAYERWMRSEPFSVGQTCRAALTGGYMSPDSQANGALMRISPLAVFGAGRPADADGSIAEAATEDAKITHINPLCTAVNATYVLTLTRIVREGLTRDAAVDTLQSVAREYGSPEVEDLVERGLQAPPADFVQQMGWVTIAFTNAVYELAHGDSIEESLVRTVRQGGDTDTNAAICGALLGGLYGAEAIPARWRETIDTCKAYPGTLRPRPEEYWPADVSQLARSLLAP